In the genome of Malania oleifera isolate guangnan ecotype guangnan chromosome 5, ASM2987363v1, whole genome shotgun sequence, the window acaaaagattattacaagtgcttttgaaattatatgaaaaaataaacttacagtaacattttatttaaccattcagaTCTAAaacattattatttatataataactaatatttaaatgatttatgaatttcatttgtattaactgaatatgtttaatgtacattatcttacaaatatgtttgatacacatactattttacaacttttccacctcagtctcatacaaaacataaatgtatttaatttgcaatatattagtcctaaaacttatattattatgtttgttaaccatttctgaagtttcacaaagaattccatgctttactactaatttccgttatttttttcaaatcaaaatcgaaattgacatcgaaatctaAATTTCCGTAcatttggagcttcaaaatttgagtcaaaatcgaaatttaagaccttggctaGGGGGAATCTTATTCATCTATTGTTTCCTTCTAGTAAGCTGGCTTGCAATGTGATCCTTATATGTTGagttgattattattattttgcattAAGGTTAAAAAAAACTGCCCCTTTTGCATTACGGTTTGATATTGCTTTTTGTGCATCATAACAATTATAAGCTGCAATCAACATGAAAACCTGTGTACCACATGAGAGCAGTGTGCATAGACAAACGATATAGGACGGACACATCTACAATCCATGTCACTATGTTTCAATGATTAAACAATAAGAGGATGcaattttatatttgaaaaataatggcTGTTGTCTAGACCTTTGTCCTAGGGGAGCTATAGGACTAGATGCTCAAATTTATATTTCTAATAACCGAATAATTTGCATTAATCAAATGTTACTACCCAAATGGAGAAGGTATAGGATTCATAATCATAGGGATCTAACAAGTTTTACTTTGGTTGTTAGCTAACTGACACAACCACCCTCCTTTACTCAGGCTTGGACTAGATGTGTGTTAAAAGAATTAGGACATTGAGTGCATCACATGAGGAGGAGTGAGATCTAAAACAACTTGAAATGAGATTGTAAGGATTTAACAGCTCTTGAATTGTTACAAAAAATTGCCGATGATTGTGTAAGCAGAGAAAGATTTATATAGGCaaatgggacttaaggcttattgttttattgtaaatttgaaGATATAATTGGTTTGGTTCCTAGAGTGCCAGAGCATATTGATATTTGGATCGAAATGACTACAGACTTGCAGTAAGGCAGTAATAAATGGACAGTTTTCTAAAGCAGTCATTTGAATTACCCTTTCCCTGATGTTTGAgagagaccttggatttggatttttgcatggatttggataaaatgtaatgcaaaattatattgaattttttccTAAAGGGTGTCCCTAGGCCATAAGACTCCCCACTTTGAAAGGGTAGGAGGAGGGTTGTCACAGTGTACGtagccttacccctgcttttgTTCCAATCCacctaaatccaaatccaaaacttgaaatcatgctcccaaacacagcgTTCAGGTCATCCCTGCAAGTTTATCTTTGATCATATGCATTGAATTTCTAGCTTGTTCTAGGTGAGAAATTCACTTACGAGTTTGTCCCACATCAGAAAAATGAAGTGGAAGGTTTAGactcaataggcttaagcttttaggtcaagttggtgcttgttcatgtgtatcaagcccccATGAACTCCCCCGGTGCTAATAGTTCCtacaaattaataaataatatatatagtacCAAATTAATGTATTTGTTCAATTGATATTTCAGGGAGCTAAGAACCTACAACTGAATTTAACCATGATCGCATacatcaaaatttttttaaactgAATTTAATCAAATCCACCCAAAAACTgtgatatttgatttttttttttttttaaaaccaaaatgCTAGCCTCCTCGGGGTTATATCCTGGGAGATGTCACAGCGTGTGAAGTTTAGAGTCATCTTGTGACATGCCCGGAGTACAGCTCGTTCTGTGTTTTGTCGCCTTGCCTTCCAGAATACAATCCAAGGAAGGCTAAtacttccttcttctttttttaaccTTTTGTCACGTCCATAGTTTTTTGGCACGTGACCAGCCGTAACTCCATCTAAAATCCAATGGGGTCACTAGGCCTAGGCAAGAATTTGTTGTACAAATCATCATTTGGAACCAAGTTAAAAGCCAATTAAGAGTGAACATGTTCCATAAGCAACTAAAAACGTGTTTCATTTTGTAACAAGCTCTTTACATTGGGCTGTACTTTTCATACAACGTTTTTCTCACTTCCTAGTCTGCATATATAACAGCTGAAAACTGAACACACGCTTAGTATCCTTATTGCCTTCCTGCCAACCTTTAACACATGTCAAAATGGTAGTATCTTGGAGAACTCAACATGTGGAGCTCTCCTTCAGTTTGAACCTGAAATTATTAAGGAATAGGGTGAGCAACCACAACCTCAATAGACATCCTTAACTCCCCCTTATTCAAATAAGGATAACACATGATTTCttacatgtatgcatgatcataagGTGCATAAACACAATCTTTATTCAAAGCAATCTGTTCATCTAAAGTGACCAATGCCAACATTCAAATAGCATGCATTTACACATTTTTTTTCCAACATAGCAGTGCTATCCCAGCTAAGTGCACGTGttatctcaaacaagtgccaaattccagcttGGCCAACCACCACTTAACGCAGAAATACCCTTCGGAGGTTTAGGGCCTTCCACCCAAGGGAGACACAATCCCTACTTGCTCAAATTCCACAATATCACAGCCACAACAACACATGGTGCCATCTATTTTACCAAATAACAATTCAACATATGCGTACACAAGCTTTGCCATAGCAAGGGAAACCATAGTTCTTACAAGAGGAATATCTATCAcatgaaaatttttcaaaaaacaagaTATGCAACTATGATAACCAAAGAAACACATGCATTATGCAgtcatatcaagtaattagagataACAAACTTAAATCTTCCTTATTAGGATTCAACTTTATACAAGTTCCTACCCTTGTTTCCTTTAAATACCCAAAATCCCTaggtgaataaatgaaaattaagaacacctaccttgattttcagcttcttcaactTAGTCTCAGTTCCCCTCTGAATTTTCTGTATTTTCTCTTGATTTTCTCTGAATTTCCTTGATTTTCTGCAAAGTtatctctccctttctctctccccccctctctctctagaGCTAGGGTTTTCAGCCAGAGTTTTGAATATTCTTTTCTATGGTTAGGCTGTTCTACAGGCTGGAAAAGTCAAGACAGCAGCTGGACACATGGCAGGACCATAGCAGCTGGTGGCAACAAGGATCCTGCAGTGCTGACAGGTGTGCACTAGGTGTCTGCTGCTGGTTTTTCAGAACTGCCAGGTGGCAGCTGCTGGTTTGTAGTGCTGCCAGTTGTCACATCTGGTTTCAGCATgcctcatatttttttttttcttctctcccCAAAGCCTTATGCTATTTAAGTTTTAGCTTGACCCTCATAATTTGCTTTCATCTAAGTCCCTCCTACCCCTAATAAGTCAAAAGGAATTTCCAATATCAGATAACACaactcaaataaaaaaataacatggCTAGCATAAACTTATTTATTGAAAAACAAAACAAGTCATGCTAATTTATCAAACTAGTTTAAATTTATCGTGGCCTAAAAGGTATGGttatgttgtaatatgtggctcctatgttgagtggaatgcatgtacaaagagaaaacatggtagaaaacaaGAATGCTGGTTTTCAAgatcaaaccgtcgatggtttcactgaaatcgtcgatggttttgccAAGTGCAGAAGAAATAgttagacttttttttttttcccgttaCATCGACTGTTTGGTCTCAACTTTAAACCGTCGACGGAATGACTGAAACAGTCGACAGTTTTGCTTGATTACTCAACactggttttcaaattttgaattgggaagttgtataggttgggtttcggagggaaaacctccgggagggttatatatatacatgttgtatgataTAACTCTGTGTCTTTAGACaaaagatagtgaaaaatcattgCCATTTGCTCcaatggatgtaggcattgccgaactaTGTAATTAttcatgtcattgttttattgctttcatataatctgcatGATTGtgtttttatgtatattttattgtTGGTTGCTGCATTGTAAGATCGTTTGTTTCCGCTGGCATTAATTTGcataacaaattggtatcagagcaataggttatgaTGGCCTATGGAATTTCTTCTACAAAGTTCGATGTTTTTAAGTTCGATAAAACAGGAAACATCGGACTATGGCAGAGAAGGGTTAAGGATCTtttagtgcagcaaggtatggtgaaggcattatacggagGTCAACCGAATGTAACAAGTCGAaaggaattggaagcgaaggctgtggcgactatcagactttgtctggccgatgacgtgctgtatcacgtcatggatgaggaatctcttGCGGCTGTTTGGCAGAAACTTGAAAgctggtatatgtctaagtctttaatgaacaaattgtatcttaagcagaagttgtattggcttaagatggcggagggtttggatttgaaccaacacatcaatatATTTAATCagattataagtgatttgatgcgggttgatgtgaagttcgaggaagaagacatggctttgatgctattgaattccctaccagCGTCTCATACGTATGAAAATCTGGTTACTACTCTGatatggggaaaagaaaccctgaatttggaagcgGTAACAAGCACGCTACTGGGTTTTTCATCAAAAAAAGAAGGCTAGTGATGagatttcacatggtgaagggcttgtggtgaagggtaaccaggaacgtgggagaagcaaaTTACAAAGTGGATCGAGTTATGATAAGTCTCGGTCGcagtccaagaagaaaaaggacatacggtgttttaagtgcgggaaaaaggggcacataaaaccggAGTGTCCGGAAAGGAAGAAAAGGAATGTAGAAAATCAAGAGGATTCTTCAAAATCCgtgaatgtagtggaaggagactcagagagcagtgatggtgatatgctttctgtttcatcggGGTCAGATCGACTTACGTagtcttggatcctagatttggCGTGCTCTtttcacatgacaccaaataaagattGGTTCAGCACCTACATGTTAGTTAATTCTGGTTATGTTCTGATGgaaaatgatgcttcatgcaaaattattGGAATAGGAAACATAAGagttaaaatgtttgatggtgttgtgagaacattatgtgatgtaagaAACATACCAGATCTAtggaagaatttaatttcattgggcactttggattgtaacaagtttagttacaagtctaaaaggggggtaatgaaggtgtgtaaaagTGTTCTAATGGTGATGAAGGGGCAAGAGTTAGTGGGAAATATCAATGCACTGCTGGGtattacagttgtaggtggagctgcagctgcaGATTCTGAGTTAGATAATGCTgctttgtggcatatgcggttagggcatatgggtgagcatgggaTGAAGAAACTTCATAAAAAGaatcttttgaagggtgtcaaaacatgcagGCTGAATTTCTGTAAGTATTGTGTTATTGGGAAACAAAACAGGATGCAGTTCAAAACAGCCACTCACAAGACGGagggtattcttgactacattcattcaaaTGTTTAGGGGCCAGTGAGAGTCGTATCACGGGATGGACATATGTACTTTgtgagttttatcgatgattactcacgaaatgtctgggtgtacttcatgcaacACAAGTCAGAGACATTTGTCAGGTTTAAATCATGGAAAGTTGGGGTGGAAAACTAGACcgggaggagaattaaatgcctcagGTCAGACAATGGAACCAAGTATGCTGAttcgaggttcatggagttttgtgagcagtatGGCATAAAGAGACATTTTACAATACGCCGGacaccacaacataatggtgtggTGGAAAGGATGAATCGAACTCTAGCTGAAAAAGGTCAGTATCTCAAGTTGAATGCAGgatttttgggccgaggcagtgagtATGGCATGTTTATTGGTTAACCGAtcgccaagggcatcactagaggggaaagttgTAGAAGAGGTGTGGACAGgtaatgcggtagactactctagTTAGGGAGTGTTTGgttgtccagcctatgtgcacatttctagtcAGGAGTGAtcaaagtttgatgcaaagtctagacgttgcatttttctagggtatcagaaaggtgtgaaagggttcaagctgtgggatccaatggtaaacaaggtggtgatcagtagagacatGGTTTTTGATGAAAAAGccatggtgaagcatactcaagaggaagaagaagagaaataggtgccaGAAAACTGGAGCAAAGATGAGCATGTGGTGcgggtggagttagagactcagggcaGTGATGACCGTGTTCAGAATGCAAGGAGTTTTGGCTCAGGAAACCAACAGGATCACAATATCGCTATACATAGACCCAAACACACTATCATACCACCGcctaggtatggatttgatgatctggtgtcttatgctcttattaccagttgcaaggatcctactacttttttAGAGGCGGTACAGTCAAGAGAAAAttagatggatgggtgctatggtagAGTAGATGGAGTTATTGTATAAGAACCAGATGTGAGATTTGGTGCAGCTTCCAtaagggaagagggcgataggttgtaggtgggtgtataggaagaaataAGAGGTAtcagaaaaggaagaagagaagttCAAGGCTCGGTTAGTGGCAAAGGGATACTCGCAAAAgaaaggagttgattatgatgagatcttctctcctgtggtcaggcacacttccatcagggtagtgatGGGATTAGTGGTGCATTAcgatatgcatttggagcaaatggacgtaaagacatcgtttctccatggtgatttggaggagctgatttacatggtatAGTCATAATGGTTTAGTCAACCTGGATAGaagcacttggtttgtaaactgaagaagtcatTTTACGGGCTGAAGCAGTCTCCGAGGTAGTGGTACAAATGTTTTAACTCCTACATGATCCGGATTGGCTACAGGAGGTGTGGGTATAATTGTCGCATGTATGTTAAgagtcttgatgatggttctctcatttttatgttgctttatgttgatgacatgttgattgctgcgaaggatatgactgaggtaaatcagttgaaaactctattgaataaagagtttgacatgaaagatttgggtgcGGTCAAGAAGATTCTTAGGATGGAGATTCGTAAGGacagagctgcagggagattgtggttatctcaaggcaactatgtggagaaggtgttggagaggtttaacatggtTGATGCAAGACCGGTAAGTACACcattagcgaatcattttaaattgtttaCTGCTCAGTGCCCAAGGACAGATGATGATAtccgtgacatgtcaaaggtcccctatgctagtgcagtggggtgtttaatgcatgctatggtatgtacaagactgGACCTGGCTCAAGCTGTCAGTGTGGTAGGTAAGTTTCTTTAAAATCCGGGTAGACATCATTGAGATGTCgtcaagtggattttcagatacttacggggtacttcTCAcaatggcatcatgttcggcaagcagcAAAGTGATCCGTTAGTTGTGGGATTtgtggatgcagactatgtaGGGGATCTGGCTAACCGGAGGTCTACAACAGGCTATGTGTTTACTCTTttgggagggcctatttgttggaggtatATGGTATAGTCTCTAGTTGCATTATCAACAACTAAGTTAGAGTATATGGCAGTCGCCGaagctgccaaggaagcattgtggcttacaggTTTAGTCAAGGAGCTTGGTATATAGTGAGGTGGAGTTCAGCTGTGTTGTGACAGTCGGAGTGccatttatttggcaaagaatcaaGGGTATCATGCAAGAACCGAAcatatagatgtgaggtttcagAGGATCCGAGAGTTGATTTCCTCAGGTGAACTTGTGCTTGAAAAAGTTCACACTTATGAGAATGTAGTAGATATCTTGACAAGCTGGTTACCATggaaagttcaagcattgcttggacttgcttaatgtctctagttgctagacgggaggcggtcccaacctattgtcccaggtGGAGCAACGGGTTAAGTTTTTGgtttttctcctaaggggtgtatattcgccaaggtggagattgttgtaatatgtgattCAAatgttgagtggaatgcatgtacaaagagaaaacatggtagaaaacaaGAATGCTAGTTTGTAGGAtcaaactgtcaacgatttcactgaaaccgtcaatgattttgcTTCGTTACTCAgcgttggttttcaaattttgaattgggaagttgtataggttgggtttcggGGGGAAAACCTCCAGGaaggttatatatatacatgttgcaTGATGTAACTTTGTGTCTTTGGACaaaagatagtgaaaaatcactGCTGTTTGCTCCTGTGGATGCAGGCATTGCTAAACCACGTAATTCTTCGTGTCactgttttattgctttcatataatctgcgtgattgtgtttttctatatatttcactgTTGGTTGCTGTGTTGTAAGATCGTTTGTTTCCGCTgcacattaatttgcacaacatgTTATCACACCTATCATCACGGTTCATTTTCAGTTCTTAAATTTAGAAATTGAGTTGTTTGCTTCCATCATCCTGTTGTCCAAAAGGAAAATACTTGTTGTCATGGGCCCACACCATCATGGGCCAGTCATGGACCGTGAACAATAGCATTACTGATAACTAAAAACATACAACTTCACTGAATATAAACGTTCAAAATTCTGGCTTGCTCAAATTCCTCCATTCATGCTCAGCCAATATCACTTGCATCATACCCAGAAGTTTGATTCTATTACTGCCTTCTTGCACCAATCTCTTCAAACGAAAAATATCAGAGCCATTAAGAAGCTCCATTCCAACCTCCTCAGAGCAGGCTTGCTCTTTACATCCCTCTCTATTCAAGCCAATCTTCTTATACACCTGTTGCCTTCATAGAAACGCCCTTCAAACCTTAACCAGCTTCTTCCCCTGCATAAACCCCCCCAACCCATTACCCTTCAATatgattttttccaatttttttaccAGAATGGGGCTCCTTCTCTTGCACTTCATACCTTCTCTTCATGCATGTTAGTGGTGTTCCATTAGACACATATGCTCTGTGTAGCTCTTTAACGGCTTCTTCTACTGTTAAAAATGTTATTGTTGGTAAGCAGATACATGCCCATGTAGCAAAGTTAGGTTTTCTGTGCAGTGTCTTTGTGGGGAGCACTCTGGTTGATTTGTATGCCAAAGCATTGTTTATTGGAGATGCAACCCGCATGTTTGAGGAAATTCCAGTTAAGAACACTGTCAAATGCACTTCTGTTGGGTTTTTCTGAGGTCAAGTAGTGGGTTGAAGGACTTGGATTGGTTCAGAGGATGCCTGTACTAAACATGAAGCGTGATCATTTCACATTATTGGCAGCCTTACGTGTGTGTGCTGGGCTATCTGCAGTTGAGTTGGGAAAATAGATGCATGCAAATCTGATCCGAACGATTTTTGACATGGATACTAATTGTGTTTCTGCAGAATTCATTGATTGAGATGTATGCCAAGTGTGGCCTGGTGGAAAAAGCTTTGCAAGTTTTTAATATTAAAGGTGTTGGACTAGGACAAAACAGGAAAAGAGATGTTTTCTTGTGGACTTCAATGCATGGTGGGTATGGTAGAAGTGGGCAATTTAATGAAGTAAATGGATTATACGAAATGGTGTTGATGGAAGGGATCAGACCAGATGGGGTGTGTGACAGTCCCTTCAGCTTGTGGACATACTGACCATTTGGAACATGGGTTTAAGTATGTTGAATCCATGGCTCAAGACTATGGCTTGGGCCCTGGCCCGGATGCTACTGTTGCCTGGTTGATTTGCTTTGTAGGGCTGGTGAATTGCACAAGGCATGAAAGCTTGTGAATGAGATGCCCTATCAAAGGAATAACAGTTGCAATATTTCCATCTGGGGTGCTTTGCTTAATGCTTGCATCGATTGTGGGAATGTTGACTTGGGCAAATTGGCTGCTCAAAGGGCACTTGAATTGGATCCTCGGAATGTTGGAATCTATGTTTTGTTATCAAATTTATGTGCTAGGTTGAGTATTTGGGATGAGATTGCACAGTTGAGGGAGTTGGTAAAAGAAAGAGGGTTGAAGAAAGATGTTGCATGTAGTTGGATAGAGTTCACAAGCTGAGTTCTAGGGCATTAGAGAAGGGGTATGTTTGGCAAATGAGCATTGTTGATTCCACAAGATGATTCTGTTGAAAAAAAGTTGTATAATCTATAGAGCTATTAAAGCGACTTTTTTTCCATTCAAGGTGGTAGGGTCCAATTTAAATTCATCGCTAAGGGAATTTCCCCTACACCTACATCTTGAGTTGCAAATAGTTGGATTATAGCATCTGATTGGAAAATTGAAACTCTCAAGGATTGTGAAGAAAGTAGGTACATATGATTGGCTTGACTTTTTTTCAAGATTGATCAAGGGAATGCTTTGGCATACGGAGCATAAATCAAAAGCAGCAATAGGCCAGAGTACATCTTTGCAATGCACCATTTGAAAgggatttttcaaaacaaaaaaaaaaaaattccacgTGGATTCCTTACTAGGCTGATTCTGAAGCCCAGTGCTGCATCTGCGTATGCGCTTCAGCACATATTGGAGCAATTTTGCTGTATTTGTCAGGAAGCAAGCAATCAGCAGTACCAGCTAGCACGGTGCTGACCACGGAATCCGAGGTTGGACTGGCAGCTAGCAAGGGTTTCCAACCTAAGACACAAGGGCACTGATCAAATTCATCAAAGGTTCTTTCTCATGTTCCTGCAAAAAGGGTTGTGAGATCAATGATCTGCATTCCCTCTGCCTGGTTTCTGCATTGGTTGCTCTCTAGCCTGTTGTACATCAACTCTTTCTCTGACCTCCTGTacttggaaaaaataaaaatacctcAAAATTTTCAGTTTAAGGAATAGAATGATCACCATTACCTTCAAAAGCTCTGATTTCTCTATTCTTGAATCAAAATTTCAAACATTATGTCACGGGTATTAgctttgatatatatatagattaaaaGATCTTTACCCTTACTGGCTTACTGTGTGAGGGGCGGCTATCTATTTCTCTTAAATTGTAAAATTCAATTTGAGAAGACCTGAAGTACATAAAATTTGACAAAACAAATAATAACCAGTGATAAACTCTTAACTACTGGTGCAGACAGTTGATATTGCAACTTCAGTGCAAGAAATACAACAGAAAAAGAAGGTAGTAAGGAGGGCTGTTTGGTCATTTACTTCATCAAAATAATACTCTTGATGACCTAAAAGGCCCCATATTGCTGAAGTTATTTGACACGTGTCTTTGTCTGATTAGTCTCTGCATAATTCTATCATAGTCTCATCGTAGGTGATCACAGTTATGGCGCAGAGCCTCCTTCTCCTCCTTCAGTTCTTCTGCAAATAAAACCCTCACTGCTTTGAAACAATACAGTGCGAGTTGGCAGAGAAGAATCCTTATTTCTTTGATTTCACTTTGACCGCGCAATGTCACAGAGCTCATCTGCCAAGAAGCAGGGTCCAGATCAATCGGACGGTGGTGGTGCCGCCCCGAAATTGCAGCGCGGCAAAATGGTGAAATCTATAGAAGACAATGAGAGGAAGGTAACGTTTTCAATCTCGAATACAAATTTGAATGGTTACCCATTTCTTAAAGAATCATAATACGTTACCCAATAACTTAAAAAGACAAGTTTTAGAACTCTTTTAAATCTACAGAAGACAATGACGAGAAGGTATGAAGTTTTtcttctcaaattcaaatttgaacGATCGCCCATTTCTCAAAGCATCAAAAAATATTACCCACGTACTCAAAAAGCACTTTATGGAGCTGTTTTTTGAAATCACTGTAACCCACCATCGTGAAATGTTGTTATGTCACCGTGTCGTTATTGTTTGTTTTCCAGAGCTTGAGCAAGAAAGTGAAAGATGTTGAAATTTGTGTTCCCATAGTGTACGGTAACATTGCATTCTGGCTGGGTAAAAGGGCAAGCGAGTAAGTATGACTAATCATCAATGGCTGCCTCATGCATTTAGCTAGATGACATTTACAATTTATGTACTTTACGTAGGTATCAATCTCATAAGTGGACAGTTTACGTTCGTGGGGCTACAAATGAGGATTTAGGTGTGGTGATAAAGCGTGCAGTCTTCCAACTTCATTCTAGCTTTAATAATCCAATGAGGGTGGTGGAATCGCCACCATTCGAGTTATCAGAATCTGGATGGGGTGAATTCGAGATTGCCATCACACTCTATTTCCATTCGGATGTTTGTGATAAGCCACTAAACGTGTAAGTCGCTTTTTCTTGTTATTGTAGCCTTGTTTAATTATGAATAGGATTTATTCATTCTTTTGGAAACAACCTGTTGAGTTTTGCTAGTC includes:
- the LOC131156418 gene encoding transcription initiation factor TFIID subunit 14b-like — encoded protein: MSQSSSAKKQGPDQSDGGGAAPKLQRGKMVKSIEDNERKSLSKKVKDVEICVPIVYGNIAFWLGKRASEYQSHKWTVYVRGATNEDLGVVIKRAVFQLHSSFNNPMRVVESPPFELSESGWGEFEIAITLYFHSDVCDKPLNVYHHLKLYPEDESGPLSAKKPVVVESYDEIVFPEPMEGFLARVQNHPVVTVPRLPAGFTLPPPVPIDDVNKKKRGDTKDNALSQWFTNFSEADELLKLATARQQVQAHIAKLKRQLNLLDGPHQQLKSAADL